A window from Megalobrama amblycephala isolate DHTTF-2021 linkage group LG9, ASM1881202v1, whole genome shotgun sequence encodes these proteins:
- the bmp8a gene encoding bone morphogenetic protein 8A: protein MEQSSSATPMDKQERVVEFVSSRRSRGRKESCGKRTRGRQRLFPLAIFFPLCMLLCVWGQVEGVVHSSFRRLSGREKKEMQKEILSILGLPGRPRPHPPLRPPSSAPLFMLDLYHAVSSEADDGPGLGFTPEVVSHAALPTLSTHTPPLGTVVSEADTVMSFVNLVEQEKDLLQPRPYWKEFRFDLTPLPQGETVTAAEFRIYKTLTVGWRANRTLHISVYEIQREKRHREPELMLLDMQSVPAGQEGWLAFDVTSASNRWLLHPRSNLGIRLYVETEEDRSLSAAWVGLVGRRGPRSKQPFMVTFFRASQAPCRPPRALRHNNPRKKKTKYDLPHPNRPGIFDQNHASSGRQACKKHELYVSFSDLGWKDWVLAPPGYSAYYCDGECDYPLGACMNATNHATIQLLVHLLRPDEVPKACCAPTKLSPISVLFYDDNNNVILKKHRNMVVKNCGCL from the exons ATGGAGCAGAGCTCTTCTGCCACACCAATGGACAAACAAGAGCGTGTGGTTGAGTTTGTGTCCTCACGCCGCAGCAGAGGGAGGAAGGAGAGCTGCGGCAAGCGAACCCGAGGCCGGCAGCGACTGTTCCCTCTTGCCATCTTCTTCCCTCTGTGCATGTTGCTGTGTGTTTGGGGTCAGGTAGAAGGAGTGGTTCATTCCAGCTTCCGCAGGCTCAGCGGCCGTGAAAAGAAGGAGATGCAGAAGGAGATTTTATCCATTCTGGGTCTACCCGGGCGGCCCAGACCTCACCCGCCGCTGCGGCCCCCTTCCTCCGCCCCGCTCTTCATGCTGGACCTTTACCATGCTGTGTCGTCCGAGGCTGATGATGGACCGGGCTTGGGCTTCACTCCGGAAGTGGTCAGTCATGCCGCGCTGCCCACCTTAAGCACGCACACGCCGCCCCTCGGCACGGTGGTCAGTGAGGCTGACACGGTTATGAGCTTTGTCAACCTGG TGGAGCAGGAGAAGGATCTGCTCCAGCCTCGGCCGTACTGGAAGGAGTTCCGCTTCGATCTCACTCCGCTTCCTCAGGGAGAGACGGTCACCGCTGCTGAGTTTCGCATCTATAAAACTCTTACCGTGGGTTGGCGTGCGAACCGCACCCTCCATATATCTGTCTATGAAATCCAGAGGGAGAAAAGACACAG GGAGCCTGAGCTGATGTTGCTGGACATGCAGTCTGTGCCTGCGGGTCAGGAGGGCTGGTTGGCATTTGATGTGACATCTGCGAGCAATCGCTGGCTTCTACACCCTCGAAGCAACCTGGGCATCCGCCTTTACGTGGAAACTGAGGAGG ACCGGTCGCTGTCAGCCGCATGGGTGGGTCTGGTGGGTCGGCGCGGACCGCGCTCTAAGCAGCCTTTCATGGTGACGTTCTTCAGAGCTAGTCAAGCCCCTTGCCGCCCACCTCGTGCTCTGAGACACAACAATCCACGCAAGAAAAAAACCAAGTACGACCTGCCACACCCAAACAGACCCGGCATATTTG ACCAAAATCATGCCAGCAGTGGACGCCAGGCCTGTAAGAAACATGAACTCTATGTCAGCTTCAGCGACCTTGGCTGGAAG GACTGGGTTTTGGCCCCTCCAGGTTACTCTGCGTATTATTGTGATGGGGAATGTGATTACCCTCTGGGCGCTTGTATGAATGCCACAAACCATGCCACGATCCAGCTGCTG GTTCACCTTCTAAGACCAGATGAAGTGCCCAAAGCCTGCTGCGCTCCAACCAAACTCAGTCCCATCTCTGTGCTCTTCtacgacgacaacaacaacGTCATTCTCAAAAAACATCGAAATATGGTGGTCAAAAACTGTGGTTGCTTATAA
- the zgc:91910 gene encoding zinc finger protein 706-like, whose translation MARGQQKIQSQQKNAKKAAEKKKSQGADQKTAAKAALVHTCPVCRTQMPDPKTFKQHFESKHPKSPMPPELVDVQA comes from the exons ATGGCTCGTGGGCAACAGAAGATCCAGTCTCAACAGAAGAACGCCAAGAAAGCAGCTGAGAAGAAGAAATCTCAAGGAGCGGATCAGAAGACTGCAGCCAAAGCAGCACTGGTCCACACCTGCCCTGTCTGCAGG ACGCAGATGCCAGATCCCAAGACGTTTAAACAGCATTTTGAAAGCAAACACCCAAAGTCTCCTATGCCTCCTGAGCTGGTGGATGTTCAAGCTTAA